TTCGAGAGAAACCGACAAATACCTTAAGTTGCATGTGGCTATTGTGTATCTCAGCAGCTACTCTGTCCATATTTGACGTTAAACCTAATGGGATGAGCACGCCAAAACACAACGGATCCTCTGTATCACACACTGTCTCACATCCTATCCCACTTCTTCTAATCTTGCCAAGTATCTCTTTATAAACCAAATCCTAAAGCAACCCAACTCGGACCATATTTAATTAGTTAACCGATTAATCGGGCAGAAAAACTTAATCTCTATAACCGgttatcaattaaaataaaaacccAATCACAAAATTAGAGATTAAACCAGGGAAAAAAATCATCGGAAACCCTGAGTCGTCATCTCCATAATTTCCTTCGAATCAAAAGAATCAGATATCACTCCTTCTCAAAAGCATCTTTCGGGTGAAACTCATAATCTCATCAGCGTGTTTCGGGAAGGGCAATTGAATGACGCTCACCACCTGTTCATTGAGAAATCCAATTTTATGATGATTCTCTGCTTCTTCATTGAATAATAATTACCCATATTTTATCCAGTAAATcgttaagaaaataaaaaggatcCATGAAATTAAGAACTATCTTGGATGCAGCAGGCCAGAGATTAACACTTTCAGCATCTGGGAAATACCAATGCATAAGAAAATCGCCACTCCAAAACCTTTTCTGCTAAACGAAAGCTCGTCTTCAACTGAACATTGGGAGTAGGTGAATTTTCCTTCAAATAGTTACTCTTTTCCTCAGTGGGCAACTCAAAGAATTTATGCAAAGGGATTGATGGGTTCATCTTGTTTTAGTCGTTAAGTTTCgggatttctttttttaaatctcTGTTGATTGAAGATCTATTTGCTTAAGATGTtttttgttcaaaaatttttgtGCTTTTGTGTTTGTATTGTACCTGTTGATGCGTCCTGTTGCTTCTTATATGTCAAATAAAAGATGAGTCATTTGTGGTGGCTTTTCGGTTGAAGATGGGTTGTTTTGGTGCATGTGTCTCTTCGTATGTTTCTATAATGAAGGGCTGTCATACATTATGATGGGTCCGactttttgcttttcttattTCAGCTTTTTGCTCTTAGTGGAATGTTTAAGGGGTGTGTCTATGTTTCATTGTTTGAAGAGTTAGGAGATTCAAAAATAGTTGCTTGTCAACCTTGCGTCAAGGAACCGCTGAATTCTTCTTGATAAAATGGTTGCTTGTTTTTTCTTCATGTTGCTTATTGCATGTTGAAGAACTCAAGCACTTCGATTACAGCCAATTTCTGCAGTTGTTTTTGTCTGTTTCTGTTTATAAGAAACAGAACCACTCCAATGCCCCTGTTCAATGATAAATTAGTTCTGCCGCCAATAAACCACAAAAAAACAGGGATAAGTATGTTACCCCGACTGCCTTTAACTGCAGTAGTTTCTTGCCATGCACAAAAGCTGTAATCTATAAGGCAGTGCGTACTAAAATGAAGAGagtacccaaaaaaaattccaaagcACTAGGGGTGAATTCTTATTTtgtgatggaaaaaaaaaagatttctacAACGAGGGCggtttttggagttgtttctACAAATGAGGGTCTTCGCATTTTCAGAATGCGAGCTCAACGAGCTCGGCCGCCAAGACcccatttcgaaaaaaaaaaacacaaaagtgAGTGGGAGAAGCAGAACAAAAAGAAAGAGTTGGTTGAATAGCTGTCgaacagcaaaacaaagaaTTCGGAATTGTTGAATAGCAAAACAATGAAAACAGAGCTGGTTTCTGCACATCCAAGCATCGAAAGACCGGAGCAGACCGGAGCATCCAAACACTGGTTTCGCGTTTGCCGCTTCCCAAAATTTGCCAGCATTGCCGTCCCATTGCTACTGTCAAACAGCATAAAGGTTAGGCTTTTGCACTTGCAATGCCTCACGTATAGCATTTTAAGTTTAATGAATAGTTGAATACTTTCATCGAAGGGCAGGTTCAGATTTGTTGTGAAATTTGGGTGTAAATGTGATGTGGGTTGTGCTtgtttttgcaatttttgtggTGGATTTGAGGAAATACGTTATATTTTTCGAATTCGGGCAATTTTTTCGTTCTTATTCTGTTGCAGTCTATTTacagtttctgcaattagtgcagaaaaagcatgatccgagctcggatacGACTAAAGGCAGaaggatccgacctcggatccttatGATACGAGGTCGGATCCATAGTGTTAACTCAGATCCGAGGGCTCGTCTGATCATCCGTTGAGAAGGATCCGAACCCTGTTGGATCCGAGGGATGCCATAAATAATCCGTGCTCGGATCCTCGCATTTCATAATAATAAATGCGAGGTGtggttttattttttgttaaaattttttgtggATTTCATCGTGCGAAAATTTGAGCTACGTGAgttcgcatttgctgaatgcgaagaCCCTTTGGATGTAATCCCATGCTCAAAATGCCccatttgtagaattttttaaaattcatcagatttttttttaaaaatctattTATCGACCCTATTACTTTTGGTCGAAACACTATGTACATTGGATATTGTATGTTTtgcaattggagttttgagaCTTTATTGACATTATGTAGTTTATAGATTGGAGCTTTTGAATTTCATGGATATTTGGATTGTTTGACAGGGAGTTTGAGGCCATTTATAGGGGAGACAATGTCGAAATTTTTGTAGATCTTTCTTTGTGAGGGTAACTCACTATtaggttatttattttatattacaaCTACCGTTTCTTATGCATAAGGCCTAATTCGGATTTGATACAAGCCATTAGCTAATTTATGTTATATTACAACTATTGGATGTTTGCCGACAAGTTGAAATAGtatagtttgttaaattttgtatttatagAAAAGGGCGTTCGAATATGAAAAACGGATTTATTTTAAGGCTAATTGATGGATTGAAAGTCAATGACCAACCTTGAAAGTCAATTGACggatttatttttctttgttggCAAAATCTATAATGCTACAAAAGTGGCAAAATCTGCTACAAGGAAAAATAACATTAATTTTGTAAGATTCATAGCTAGAATATCACATCATTGTGAATGTGGATCTTTTTATGAGGTGTGAATGTGGAGCCCAAATATATATAACTTCTAAATACATTTCTTACGCCTGTACTTTGAAAATTATAGGGTCTCTTGACAATATGTAGTGTGGCAAATGTGATTACTACTTAATCGGTTCCCTTTTCGGAttggttggcagggagttttagtctaattttaggggagactctgtccaaattttctaaaaattgcgTTCGGAGTTTTAGGCTATTGCTATCGTTATTTATAGCATATTTCATAcctgttttcaattttttcataaacatatGGATCGAAATTAGTCTATATAATAGTTCCAATTTCGACCTATAGTCCATCCTCTCTTTCATTTGTTTGGACCCTTGGACTACTAATTCTAATATATTGTCCCCAAAATAGGGATTCATTTTACAAACATGTCTGTAGAAAGACCTCTGCGGGTAAACCTATACTGGGGAGGACAAATACATTACGAGGGTGACTTTGTTTGTTATATGCCTCGTACTTCCAACCGGACATTCACTTTGAGGCATAGAATTGGATACGGGGAGTTGGTTGACAGGATTTACCACTATATTGGGGTCGATAAAGGGATGTTCAAGCTGAAATTGTTTCTTCGTCAACCGTTGGAGAGTTCCAAATATACTGTTTCCGCAGTGGTGGATGATGAAACTCTTGATGTAATGTACGATCTTTGGATCGAAAGAGTTTCATACATGGCGGAGATTTATATCGAGAAGGAAGAAATCGTCCAAATGCCTGTAGTTAATAGCGTATTCACTGGACCAATAGGTAATGTTGGTCCAATGATGTCGCTTGTACATGCATTCATGGATCCAACAAAGTTTAACTTCGGTTCTAGTTCAGTCGTTCCAAAGACTTCATCGGCATGTCGCTATATGCATGATGATCGATCTATGGATTCATTAGAACCAAGGCTCACATCAGGGTCCATGGGTGCCCAGGAATATTTTCATGGTTTAGATTCGATTCCAAGTTTTGGAGATCCAGGTCCATCATGCCATATTTCTCCAATTGGGATCGAGTCTAACCCTGGGCAAGGTTGTCGCAATTCAGCTGAAGATGATGTATATGCTAGTATACATGATAGGCTCATTGGCTCTCTTGAAGATGATCTGGAAGAAGATGACCCGGAAGTTGATGCGGAAGAGGTTGAAGAGTCGGAGTCGCAAGATGTGTCTGGTAGTGACTCGGATGATGAGCATGAAGGTGGGGGTTTAAGAGTAAACCTCGATATGTTCCACTTGGACAGACGCAATAGCACAGCTGGCAGCTCTGTATATGTGCCAAGAGGAATTGCATTTTTCTCCGATCTTGGGAACATAGATGATGATGATATGGAAGAGGAGGATGGATTGGAGCGTATTGTGACATTCAGTGAGGAGAATAATAATATACGTCTTCATATGAGATTTGAGAGTAAGCAGCAGCTCAGCCGAGCAGTTAGGATGTGGTCCATCAATCACAATAGGGAGTTCAGAGTTATTGAGAGTAAGAGTAACACGTGGTTTGCTAAATGCAAGTCATCAATTGAAAGAACTCCTTCCACTTCAACCGCGCCATCGTATCCACCATGCGACTGGTGTGTTAGAGCCGTAAAGAAAAAGACTCATGGAATGTGACAAATTACAAAGTGGGTCAATGACCATAACTGCTTGGGCGACATGATTAGAAATAACAATACAAGCCTTACGGCTTCCGTTATTTCAAGGCACATCCTCCGTAGCATTGAAGATGACCCTGGATTAAAGGTCAAGAACATACTAAGTTCCGTTAAAGAAAACTTGAAGGTTGATGTGTCTTACAAAAAAGCCTGGTATGCCAGACGTAAAGCAATTGGGCTTGTGTTTGGATCTTGGGAAGCGAATTTTGCCGAACTACCACAGTATCTCGATGCCCTGGTGCAATCCAATCCAGGCACCGTAGTGGAGTGGTCACATCATTCGGATAGTTCGGATCGAGTTAAGACCTTTAAGTATGTATTTTGGGCATTTGGACCGGCTATTGAAGCATTCCACATGTGCAGGCCGGTTATATGCGTTGATGGCACTCATTTGCGTGGCGAATACAAGGGCAAACTCCTTGTTGCAGTCACGCAAGATGCGAACAACCAGATTCTGCCAATTGCTTATGCCATAGTTGATGAGGAGACGATTTCCAGTTGGTCGTGGTTTATGGAACAATTAAGATATAATGTGGCACTTGATCGACATCCTATCTGTGTCATTTCCGATCGCCACAATGGTATCATCTATACCATGACACACTTTGACTATTGGGCGGAACCTCTAGCCTACCATAGATTTTGCCTGCGACATGTTAGGAGCAATTTGATGACACACTTCAAAGGTTTACACTTCGCAAGTTGTGTTGGGCAATGGGAAGGACAAGACAATTACGCAAGTGGCGGATGTTCAGAAGAGAACTACGGAGCATGTTCCCAGATGCTTGGAATTATCTGTCAGCCATTAGTCCAAAAAAGTGGTGCCTAACACACGACGATGGCCGTCGTTGGGGTATTCTAACTACCAACATATCCGAAAGCTATAATAATGTCTTGCGCGGGGCACGGCATTTGCCAATTCGTGCATGCATTGACATGACATTTCATCGGACAGTTGCGTTATTTAAGACGAGAAGGGAAGATGCTTCACATTGTCGCAATCCTTTTCCCCCAAAGATATGGCGGCAATTTAATAATGCTGAGCGGAAGGCAGGCGCCCACAGAGTCATTGAGTTCGATGGCCCATCGGGCGTATATAAGGTTATCACAGGGCGGCGTGTCGATGGTAAAGGAGGCAATACGCAAACCATCAGATTTTTTGATAAGACATGCTCTTGTGAAAAGTGGCAGATATACAGGTTTCCTTGTTCACACGCTTTGGCGGTGTGCAGGAATAGAGGTGACAATCCGGGATTGCTTGTGGACCAGCAGTTTACCAAAACAAGGTGGGCGGTCCAGTATTCAGGCATGTTTAACCCATTGCCGCATCAAGATACTTGGCTCCATCCTGGGTGGGAGTTGCAGGCAGACAAGAGCAAATTTATTACACGTCGGGCAGGACGGGTTCGAGCTAGCAGAATTCGGAATGAGATGGATGAAAGGGATCCAGACGAACCAAGAAGATGTCGAAATTGTCATCAGACGGGTCACAATAGGAGAAATTGTCCGAATTATAGGCCTTGATTTGATCGACTCCCTAgatatttttgtttcatgttagttcaatttttttgaTTATAGGATTTATAGCCTAGTTCATTTGTGTTCGATTCtggatttattttaaataactACATTAGTGACTTGAATTTATCATTTGTCAAATGCGCTACTCGTTATGTACTTTGATAAGTATTGAATTTCCAGTTTACACCTGCAGCCCCAAAGGGACATTTTTGAGGAGCTATTGGCAGGGAGTTATGGCCGCTTTATAGGGGAGACTTTGccaaattttttgtcaaaccACGTTTTAAAATATGACTACAAATACATTGCTGCAGTATATGAATACATAGAGGGATAACAAAtgtttgtaaaaaaaattaactgaTAGAAATGGAGTTCTCACTCGATGTATCTTAGTTCTATGGTCAAATTTTGCTGAAAAATAAAACCCGTGGCCGCGATTTATAGGTCAAAATTGGATACTGCCCACTTTTAGGGTTTTACTTATGCATGACTCATGGTCTTTAATTGATGTAGATATTTGCTTGGGATTATGGCCGACACTCCTATCCCTGCAGGCCTACATCCAGGACCATACGTGCACGACATTATATCGGGGGGAACTGCACACCGGGCGCATTCAATTTTTCACGGACATATTGAGGGCAATCAGTTAGATGTCAGACGGTGTGACAGAGGATTTTGGGAGCATACGCCTATTCCTGATCGGGTTTTGCGTTATATTGCCTTGGCTGGATTTGAGGGGGTGCTTGACAGTGGATATCAGATGGTTGATCATTCTTTGATCACATCTTTAGTCGAGAGATGGCGGCCCGAGACGCATACATTCCATTTACCGGTTGGAGAGGCTACCGTGACATTACAGGATGTAGAGGTGTTGTGGGGATTGAACATCGATGGTCCACCGGTTATAGGGGTAGACACATACCGCAGCATTCAGGAGTGGAGAGCCATTTGTGAGGAGCTCCTTGGATTTTCTCCTGCAGTTGGATACTTTGATGGACAGAGGCTAAAGTTGGGATGTTTAGCAAGAGTCTTGGATACAGAGTTGCCACCCGATGCTTCAGATGCGGAATGTAGGCAGCGTGCGCGCATCTACCTCTTACTGATATTAGGTGGACACTTATTGTCCGATAAGTCCGGCAACAAAGTCCTTTTGTTGTATCTTCCATTACTGCGGGACTTGGAAACTGTTGGGCAATATAGTTGGGGTAGTGCGTGTTTGGCGACTCTCTATCGGTCACTTTGTGATGCCACGCATCCTGCCAAGTCGGCTATTGCCGGTCCATTAGTTTTGCTACAGGTACATTGCACATAGGGACATTTATCTtcgattttttgcattttttcattttgcaattttaacATTGATTCTAATTTTCTAACAGCTCTGGATTTGGGAACATATACCAACCATGCATCCGGACCGAATCGCGCCGTTGGAGCATTACCCTGGTCCATATGGAGCTAGGTGCGTCGTTTCGCCCTTATTTCGGTTGTTTCCGTGACATTTGATATCGAACCAAGATATAATTTGTTCTAAACAGGTTCctactttttatatttttaggtGGAATAATGATTTGGACGTACACAGAGTTGTTAGGCATGTTGTGCCCGCATTCCGAGATCAGTTGACAGGCCTGCGGGCTGAAAAGGTATTGACTAGCATATGATGTGCATGTAATGGTCAAAAGCTCGGATCGGTTCCCTTTATTATTTCTTAATACAAAAAATGAAACAATTTTCatgttatatttttttgcaGTTCATATGGCAGCCATATTCGGCGGACGTTCTCGCTTCTCTTCCTGCGTATTGTACTGCAGGTCAGGACATTTGGAGATCCGTAACGTATCTTATTTGTTGGGATGTAGTTGAGCCGCACCTCCCTCATCGGGTTATGCGGCAGTTTGGGTTTCATCAGTCCCTGCCTGATATGAGGTTGACGGATAATCAGGCAGCTCTACATTTTCTAGATCGTCGTGGTAGGGCGAATCAAGACTGGAGCACCACGCATAGACAATATATTGATATTTGGACTGATCGACGTGTGCATGTACAAGATGGCACAGTAATTGAAGATACTACATATCCATCCGATGAGTATGTTCAGTGGTATCGGGAGCGCACGGTGATTTATATTTCAAACCCGAGTCGATTTCCCGCTTTCCCTGAGGGCTTCCGGGGTGATAGCGCTAGGGCACaatatcttgtatagtttattTCCAACCCACTTTTAATAATTACAAATAGTTTGCTGaccttttaaactatttttcACTACTGTATGTCCTTCTAATTCGGTCCATTGGTTTTGCAGAGCGATGCCATGTCTCGCATGTATTTCATGGCACAGGACTCTCTTGGCGTTAGTGATGAACAACACAGCGGATATTTTCAAGAGTTGAGGGACTTTGCATCCACATCTTTGCATCATGTAGGAGAGTCCCGCCGACTTGCATTTCGTCCTCCACACGTACCACATGAGATTCCACTATACCCTGATCCATGTCGTGTTCAGCGAGCTCCTAGAAATACCCACGGAAGTCAGCATGGCGGTGGGCGACGTCGTAGACTCCGATCACCAGAGCCCGCCATGCAAACTGGATTCCATGGAGGTTCGATGGCAACTGAAGACCAAGCTGGCGCATCTGCTTTTGTCACACCTCAGACCGAAGTCATGCATGACGGAGGTGTATCGATTGGCCATTATCACAGGTCCCCTGTGACGTACACAGAGTTTACGCCCGATAGGGACTCACATCGCGATGTTTCTGAGCAATGTGAAGGAGGTGAAGGCACAAGCACTGAAATTCAAGATACTACACTGTTGACACATATTACTCAAGTCCATACAGTAGTGCCAAACCAACCACGTCGAAGCCAAAGAATACCCAAACCAACAACATGTGGTACTCATGGGAAACTTGGGCAGCATTGATTGCACGCTACTCGTATTGTTATTGTATAACTAACCTAACTTATGGATTACATACTTTTGTTTGTgacattttgtatatattctAAAATTTCAGCAATATGAGTGGAACAACGCGATCGCGCGTATCTTAGTTCTCACTTTATATGAGTACTCTTTTAAACACTACAAAAAAAACGTAGGTTATATGAGTATTCTTATGCATTATACAGCTCTACACCTCTATTTTATACACGGTAAATTAGTTACATGTCGGAACTTCCATCTTGAAGGTGCAATTGAAGAACACGTGGTTTAAGGGAGTTTTTATTACCAAATTGTGTTTTAAGTGCTTAAAATTCCCATGCATATACATGCATTGTGCATTTCAAGTGAGTGTTGGTGATATCATGGTTATAAAAGCTCAAGTTTAGTCATTTGATATGTATTTAAGGCCAAAAAATGCCATTTTAGTgtaaaagtgaaaaaatgacCAAAGAACCTCACCCCTCGATTTCTAATGTAAatgtgtttgttgtgttttgagagGTTGGATATAGTGTTTATGGTATATTACATGTGCGTACGAGGTTAGAATTGATAAAATGTTTGTCCAATGTATGAATTGGAATTGGccgaaaaaggggaaaaaagtttgaaaaattacagtTTCTGCAATTGTTGCAGAGaaacacggatccgagctcggatcctagGAACCCCAGAAAGATCCGACCGCGGATCTATATATCCGAGCCCGGATCCATTTCAAACCAGATACATCCGAGGCCTCGCCTGTGTTTCTGTTGAGACTGATCCGAGGCCTTCATGAACCGATCCATGCTCGAATCGGTTCGCGGATATAGCAGAAACGAGGCTTCGTTTCTgcacttttcaaattttttcttcccTCTTCTCACCGAAACCCCACCCCTTTcttccaatcttccattttaaccATCAAATCTCCAATCTTCCTTCATAAAAACCTCCCCAAACCTTTTCTGATCAGTAACCCCAATCTATTTTACCAAGAAACAACATCAaacaagggttttgatctgCAAAACCTCAATTCGGGCCGCACCTGATTTCCTCAACTTGGGGGGTATTTTGGCGTGTTTCTGTGTAAACTTTTACATCTTTTTCATCCTCCATTATCAATCTACacatttgaggtaacaatttgcGAATTTCTTTGACATTTTATAATTTCTTATTCGGGTTTTTTATAGTTTTTGGGAATATTATGATAAATGCATATTTGTTGGGATTTCTTGATAAAATTGTGCCACATTGTGCTTAAAGAGATATGTACAGCtattttcatgcttattttttgaGAGAACTGTGGCCTCGCATTTCatatttttaagattttttctcaatttttggcCATGAGCATTTTAGTGATTTAGACTTGTGAATGTTCGTTTTcattgaatgaatgattttGTTCTTAGGAGTATAAGTTATTGTTGTACCAAGTGAAAATGATATGCCAACTAGATCACATTCCATTGGATAAGAGAGCGTGTTTATAATTTAGTTAAGTACGTTCAAACCTTTTGGCAAACTTACACCTCATTTGTATGCACTTTATTAAGAATGCTAAAGTCAAttgttgtgtgattcttggTTAAAATTATGATTATATTGGCATATACATTGTTGAAATGATGGTTAAGGTTCAAATGATTCATTTCTTTGAGGACGATTTTACTTGAAAATATGCAATTGAGCTTGAAATGCGTAAAATAGGTTCGGTGGTTGTGTTTTTTGTTGTacatgttggcagggagtttagcccttttacaaggggaaactctgccgaaattttcttaaattcttaTTTAACATGTGTGAGCAAGTTTATACGTTTTGTAATGAACCTTCATCTTGTTTTGGTATAGGTATTATGGCTCGCACAAGGAGGGCTCACATTCGTACTCCTACTTCTTCCTTAAGTGAGGAACACACACCCTCTTTGCATGAGGAGTCACCTCAGGAAGAATCTTCCTCACCTGAGCCGCCACCGCATTCTCGCCGAAAGACCGCATCTACTAGCCGTGACGAGCCACCGCCAGACTACGATACCACACGATTCACATCGCTCGAAAACCAAGAGTGGTATGAAGCCGGACTAGACAAGGAGATCATCATTGAGAAACACTTGGCACCGGAGGTGGACGCGCACTATCACATTTCTACAGCATTCAAGAGACTTGGATGGGAGAACATCCTTCGGTTGCCCAAGCACTACTACCCCAATCTGGTCCGGGAGTTCTATGCTAATGTAGAAAACAAGCAGAGCCACAGTGGCAACCTCATTGTCTCATGGGTTAGAGGCACGAGAGTGGCTCTCAATCGAGATGCACTGAGACGCTTCGTCCAACTCAAAGACGAAGGCGACGACGTCAAATTGACCAAGGAGTTCAAAGCTAAAGATCCTTGGG
This sequence is a window from Coffea eugenioides isolate CCC68of chromosome 7, Ceug_1.0, whole genome shotgun sequence. Protein-coding genes within it:
- the LOC113777903 gene encoding uncharacterized protein LOC113777903, with product MIRNNNTSLTASVISRHILRSIEDDPGLKVKNILSSVKENLKVDVSYKKAWYARRKAIGLVFGSWEANFAELPQYLDALVQSNPGTVVEWSHHSDSSDRVKTFKYVFWAFGPAIEAFHMCRPVICVDGTHLRGEYKGKLLVAVTQDANNQILPIAYAIVDEETISSWSWFMEQLRYNVALDRHPICVISDRHNGIIYTMTHFDYWAEPLAYHRFCLRHVRSNLMTHFKGLHFASCVGQWEGQDNYASGGCSEENYGACSQMLGIICQPLVQKSGA